In a genomic window of Luteitalea sp.:
- the nuoB gene encoding NADH-quinone oxidoreductase subunit NuoB: protein MLLFSKIWRTRIATEAVPPGDPAAIEIVRVLEQRIKRLLGRALAIREIDAGSCNGCELEITGLASPIYDMERFGMHFVASPRHADLLLVTGPVTRNMEVPLRRTYDATPAPKFVVAVGDCAKNCGVFGGSYAVVGPVDRVIPVDISIAGCPPEPFDILRGILQGLDRFAEKRTRVMPISEGSPR, encoded by the coding sequence ATGTTGCTGTTTTCGAAGATCTGGAGAACGAGGATCGCGACCGAAGCGGTGCCACCTGGCGATCCAGCAGCGATCGAGATCGTCCGTGTACTGGAGCAGCGGATCAAACGCCTCCTCGGTCGGGCGCTGGCGATTCGGGAGATCGATGCGGGCTCGTGTAATGGATGCGAGCTCGAGATCACGGGGCTCGCCAGCCCAATCTACGACATGGAGCGATTCGGCATGCACTTCGTCGCGTCGCCGCGCCATGCCGATCTGCTCCTAGTGACCGGGCCAGTTACGCGGAACATGGAAGTTCCGTTACGCCGGACCTACGACGCAACGCCAGCGCCGAAGTTTGTGGTCGCGGTGGGTGATTGCGCCAAGAACTGCGGGGTGTTTGGCGGCAGCTACGCTGTCGTGGGGCCGGTCGATCGGGTCATCCCCGTTGACATCTCCATTGCCGGGTGCCCACCCGAGCCGTTCGATATCTTACGCGGCATTCTGCAAGGGCTGGATCGCTTCGCGGAGAAACGCACAAGGGTGATGCCCATCAGCGAGGGATCCCCGCGATGA
- a CDS encoding metalloregulator ArsR/SmtB family transcription factor: MPTALQAFKADFFRALAHPIRIRVLEILSTGERTVQELQQLLQLEQPVVSQHLAVLRAKNIVTPRKVGTTVQYALGDPLVSELLSVAREIFNNRLVDTQTMLKELRRERRK, encoded by the coding sequence GTGCCCACCGCGCTGCAGGCCTTCAAGGCTGACTTCTTCCGCGCGCTCGCTCACCCCATCCGCATAAGAGTCCTCGAGATACTCAGTACAGGTGAACGCACCGTCCAAGAGCTGCAACAGCTTCTGCAACTGGAGCAACCTGTGGTGTCCCAGCATCTTGCGGTGCTCAGAGCCAAGAACATCGTGACACCGCGGAAGGTGGGAACGACCGTCCAGTACGCCCTTGGCGATCCGTTGGTCAGCGAGCTGCTCTCGGTGGCGCGGGAGATTTTCAACAACCGTCTCGTCGACACGCAGACGATGTTGAAGGAGCTCCGGCGAGAAAGACGGAAGTAG
- a CDS encoding AAA domain-containing protein has product LLRRIRELDPDLAFILMTAYSSTESAVEAITLGVYHHVKKPFNLDEMVVFVQRGLETTKLRREVKALRASQSAPYSFNHIMGESSAMVAAKTLLRKVAASGSSTVLITGESGTGKDLAAKAMHYASPRRLRPFMNITCSALTETLLESELFGHERGAFTDARTQKRGLLEQADGGTVFLDEIGETSPMFQVKLLRFLEEKTFKRVGGVADIRVDVRVVAATNRNLDHEVREGRFREDLFYRLSVLPLTMPSLRERREDIPPLAHYFVDQFNREFRKHVRAVAPDAMKSLQAEPWPGNVRQLRNAIERAMLLTDEDVLTSEFLMLAPGSSTRGRLVLPPEGLNIEEVERELVMQALERTHGNQTRAAALLGMHRDQIRYRIEKFGLMKVPPGTAAS; this is encoded by the coding sequence GTTGCTTCGCCGCATCCGCGAGCTTGACCCGGACCTTGCCTTCATCTTGATGACGGCATATTCGTCCACTGAAAGCGCCGTCGAAGCCATCACGCTCGGCGTCTATCATCACGTCAAGAAGCCGTTCAATCTCGACGAGATGGTCGTCTTCGTGCAGCGTGGCCTCGAAACCACCAAGCTGCGCCGCGAGGTCAAGGCGCTGCGGGCGAGCCAGTCTGCCCCCTACTCCTTCAATCACATCATGGGCGAGTCGTCAGCGATGGTGGCGGCCAAGACCCTCCTCCGCAAGGTCGCCGCGAGCGGCTCCTCGACGGTGCTCATTACGGGCGAGAGCGGAACTGGGAAGGATCTCGCGGCCAAGGCGATGCATTATGCCAGCCCGCGACGCCTACGCCCTTTTATGAACATCACGTGCTCCGCCTTGACCGAAACGTTGCTCGAGAGTGAGCTCTTCGGCCACGAGCGCGGCGCGTTTACCGACGCGCGCACACAGAAGCGCGGCCTCCTCGAACAAGCAGATGGCGGCACCGTCTTCCTCGACGAGATTGGCGAGACCAGCCCGATGTTCCAGGTGAAGCTGCTGCGCTTCCTGGAAGAGAAGACGTTCAAGCGCGTGGGCGGTGTGGCGGACATTCGCGTGGATGTGCGCGTCGTGGCGGCGACCAATCGGAATCTCGACCACGAGGTTCGCGAGGGACGGTTCCGCGAGGATCTGTTCTATCGCCTGAGCGTGCTGCCCCTGACGATGCCATCACTGAGGGAACGTCGCGAGGATATCCCGCCTCTGGCCCACTACTTCGTGGATCAGTTCAACCGAGAGTTCCGGAAGCACGTGCGCGCCGTGGCACCGGACGCGATGAAGAGCCTGCAAGCGGAGCCCTGGCCCGGGAACGTACGCCAGTTGCGGAATGCCATCGAACGCGCCATGCTCCTCACCGACGAGGACGTGCTGACCAGCGAGTTTCTGATGCTTGCGCCGGGTAGCTCCACGCGTGGGCGGTTGGTCCTGCCGCCCGAAGGGCTCAATATCGAGGAAGTGGAGCGCGAGCTCGTCATGCAGGCGCTCGAGCGCACGCACGGCAATCAGACCCGCGCGGCCGCGTTGCTCGGCATGCACCGCGACCAGATCCGGTACCGCATCGAGAAATTCGGCCTCATGAAGGTCCCGCCCGGCACCGCCGCGAGCTGA